The following proteins are encoded in a genomic region of Odontesthes bonariensis isolate fOdoBon6 chromosome 19, fOdoBon6.hap1, whole genome shotgun sequence:
- the LOC142369465 gene encoding uncharacterized protein LOC142369465, with translation MTMKHRAQEGSGWHCCKDCGKVIKRSNLRYHQIIHTGEKPYSCDQCGAAFTTLGGLKTHQRIHTGEKPYSCDQCGAAFTQLGSLKKHQSIHTGDKPFICGQCGAAFTALGYLKTHQRIHTGEKPYSCGECGAAFTTLGSLKKHQRIHTGEKPYSCGHCGAAFTELSNFKRHQRIHTGEKPYSCGQCGAAFTELGHLKKHQRIHTGEKPYSCGQCGAAFTRLSSLKRHQRIHSGEKPYSCGQCGAAFNQLGSLKTHQRSHTAEK, from the exons ATGACGATG aaacatagagcccaagagggatccggatggcactgctgtaaagactgtgggaaagttatcaaacgatcaaatctgaggtatcatcagataattcatactggagagaagccatacagctgtgaccagtgtggggcagctttcactacattaggtggtctaaagacacaccaacgtatacacacaggagagaagccatacagctgtgaccagtgtggggcagctttcactcaattaggtagtctaaagaaacaccaaagtattcacacaggagataaacctttcatctgtggtcagtgtggggcagctttcactgcattaggttatctaaagacgcaccaacgtattcacacaggagagaagccatacagctgtggtgagtgtggggcagctttcactacattaggtagtctaaagaaacaccaacgcattcacacaggagagaagccatacagctgtggtcattgtggggcagctttcactgaattaagTAATTtcaagagacaccaacgtattcacacaggagaaaagccatacagctgtggtcagtgtggggctgctttcactgaattaggtcatctaaagaaacaccaacgtattcacacaggagagaagccatacagctgtggtcagtgtggggcagctttcactcgattatctagtctaaagagacaccaacgtattcactcaggagagaagccatacagctgtggtcagtgtggggcagctttcaatcaattaggtagtctaaagacacaccaacgtagtcacactgcagagaaatga
- the LOC142369466 gene encoding uncharacterized protein LOC142369466, with protein sequence MSMKRRDQEGSRWHCCKDCGKVIKRSNLRYHQRLHTGEKPYSCGQCGAAFTGLSNLKKHQRIHSGGKAYSCGQCGAAFTTLGNLKTHQRIHTGEKPFICGQCGAAFTTLGHLKTHQRIHSGEKPFSCGQCGAAFTRLSSLKTHQRIHTGEKPFICGQCGAAFTTLDSLKRHQRSHTGEKPFSCGQCGAAFTRLSSLKTHQRIHTGEKPFICGQCGAAFTQLGSLKTHQRIHSGEKPFSCGQCGAAFTTLDSLKRHQRSHTGEKPFICGQCGAAFTQLSDLKRHHRIHSGEKPFSCGQCGAAFTQLSDLKTHQRIHSGEKPYICGQCGAAFTQLSHLKTHQRIHSGEKPFSCVQCGAAFTRLDYLKTHQRIHSGEKPFSCGQCGAAFTQLSNLKTHQRIHSGEKPFSCGQCGAAFAQLSNLKTHQRIHSGEKPFSCGQCGAAFTELGSLKTHQRIHTGEKPYSCGQCGAAFTRLGSLKRHQRSHTGEKPFICVQCGAGFTHLGHLKTHQHIHTGQKRLICGQCGAAFTRLDYLKRHQRSHTAEK encoded by the exons ATGTCGATG aaacgtagagaccaagagggatccagatggcactgctgtaaggactgtgggaaagttatcaaacgatcaaatctgagatatcatcagaggcttcatactggagagaagccatacagctgtggtcagtgtggggcagctttcactggattatctaatctaaagaaacaccaacgtattcactcaggaggaaaagcatacagctgtggtcagtgtggggcagctttcactacattaggtaatctaaagacacaccaacgtattcacacaggagagaaacctttcatctgtggtcagtgtggggcagctttcactacattaggtcatctaaagacacaccaacgtattcactcaggagagaagcctttcagctgtggtcagtgtggggcagctttcactagattatctagtctaaagacgcaccaacgtattcacacaggagagaaacctttcatctgtggtcagtgtggggcagctttcactacattagatagtctaaagagacaccaacgtagtcacacaggagagaaacctttcagctgtggtcagtgtggggcagctttcactagattatctagtctaaagacgcaccaacgtattcacacaggagagaaacctttcatctgtggtcagtgtggggcagctttcactcaattaggtagtctaaagacacaccaacgtattcactcaggagagaagcctttcagctgtggtcagtgtggggcagctttcactacattagatagtctaaagagacaccaacgtagtcacacaggagagaaacctttcatctgtggtcagtgtggggcagctttcactcaattatctgatctaaagagacaccaccgtattcactcaggagagaaacctttcagctgtggtcagtgtggggcagctttcactcaattatctgatctaaagacacaccaacgtattcactcaggagagaagccttatatctgtggtcagtgtggggcagctttcactcaattatctcatctaaagacacaccaacgtattcactcaggagagaaacctttcagctgtgttcagtgtggggcagctttcactagattagattatctaaagacacaccaacgtattcattcaggagagaaacctttcagctgtggtcagtgtggggcagctttcactcaattatctaatctaaagacacaccaacgtattcactcaggagagaaacctttcagctgtggtcagtgtggggcagctttcgctcaattatctaatctaaagacacaccaacgtattcactcaggagagaaacctttcagctgtggtcagtgtggggcagctttcactgaattaggtagtctaaagacacaccaacgtattcacacaggagagaagccttacagctgtggtcagtgtggggcagctttcactagattaggtagtctaaagagacaccaacgtagtcacacaggagagaaacctttcatctgtgttcAGTGTGGGGCAGGTTTCACTCATTtaggtcatctaaagacacaccaacatattcacacaggacAGAAACGTTtaatctgtggtcagtgtggggcagctttcactagattagattatctaaagagacaccaacgtagtcacactgcagagaaatga